From a single Bacillus gobiensis genomic region:
- a CDS encoding DUF2182 domain-containing protein — translation MNTEIKQSLIVRLLSTRTIGNIPLAAILLGMTIIAWMITLDHYGKMDSGPGMELGTLGWYVGMWVTMTAAMMLPSVTPMVLTFAKVSANRAQSHRIPIVPTWIFLIGYLIAWVAYGLIAYGLYWFIASLDLSFLAWDQQGPIVAGLTVVLGGLYQITPLKQACLRHCRNPLHYVINGWRGGRMGAIRMGVEHGFHCVGCCWGLMVILFAVGMMNLFWMGIITLLTFLEKILPTGERFSKVIGIGLVLLGFWIMIDPGSVPFFVEPDTSSNSPSHSKHRE, via the coding sequence ATGAATACAGAGATCAAACAATCGTTGATTGTTCGTTTGCTAAGTACACGGACAATCGGTAACATTCCACTAGCTGCGATTCTTTTGGGAATGACAATCATAGCGTGGATGATTACACTCGATCACTATGGAAAAATGGATAGTGGTCCTGGAATGGAGCTTGGTACATTGGGATGGTACGTTGGGATGTGGGTAACAATGACGGCAGCGATGATGTTGCCTTCTGTTACACCAATGGTATTGACATTTGCCAAAGTGTCAGCTAATCGTGCCCAAAGTCATCGGATACCGATTGTACCAACATGGATCTTTCTGATAGGATATTTAATTGCCTGGGTTGCATATGGTCTAATCGCTTATGGACTTTATTGGTTCATTGCTTCTTTAGACCTTTCTTTTCTGGCATGGGATCAACAAGGACCGATCGTTGCCGGTCTCACTGTGGTTTTAGGAGGTCTTTACCAAATTACTCCTCTTAAACAAGCGTGTTTACGTCATTGCCGAAATCCTCTTCACTATGTGATAAATGGGTGGCGTGGGGGCCGGATGGGTGCGATTCGAATGGGAGTTGAACATGGATTTCATTGTGTAGGTTGTTGCTGGGGGCTGATGGTCATTTTGTTTGCAGTCGGGATGATGAATCTGTTCTGGATGGGAATTATCACGCTACTTACCTTCCTTGAGAAGATCCTACCTACAGGTGAACGTTTTTCAAAGGTGATCGGGATAGGTCTAGTTTTATTGGGATTCTGGATAATGATAGATCCAGGTAGTGTGCCATTCTTTGTAGAACCGGATACGAGTTCTAATAGTCCCTCACATAGTAAGCATAGAGAATAG
- a CDS encoding murein hydrolase activator EnvC family protein: MKRKFLSISLATVVCSSGLIIPLSQNHALAYEDLDKKKEGIQNKLSENKSKLIENERNRSTLESQEKNLNADLEKVDTKIVTTNTAITSREKEIELTNKDIEKLKKEIEEINKRIKKRNKLLQDRARSLQESGGNVNYIDVLLGAQSFSDFISRIYAVSTIVDADKELLEAHKKDLELVKQKEAELNSKLENLKNDLTELESLKTELEKQQKGKNKLLEKVKKDQKESADELGSLENEAEILKRQEEAIKAEEAYRKQKEKEEEEKRIAEEKRKAEEAKQQSEEKRILEEKKQQSNEKDTTNIPSSQSSVSEEPVTKASEPTNSNTSGFIRPAPGTLTSNFGARWGTTHFGVDIAQAGSDVPIYAAAAGTVYSSQYSSSYGNVVFITHNINGQTYQTVYAHMSSRQVSTGDRVEQGQRIGTMGNTGDSQGQHLHFELHKGLWNGAKSNAVNPVPYIQ, encoded by the coding sequence TTGAAGCGTAAGTTTTTATCGATTAGTTTAGCAACTGTTGTTTGTTCTTCCGGATTAATCATTCCATTATCCCAAAATCATGCATTAGCTTATGAAGACTTAGACAAGAAAAAAGAAGGTATTCAGAACAAACTATCTGAGAATAAATCGAAGTTAATAGAGAATGAAAGGAACCGTTCCACTCTTGAATCACAGGAAAAGAACTTGAACGCCGATTTGGAAAAAGTTGATACAAAAATTGTAACTACTAACACTGCAATCACAAGCAGGGAAAAAGAAATAGAACTAACCAATAAAGACATTGAAAAACTAAAGAAAGAAATAGAAGAAATCAATAAAAGAATTAAAAAAAGAAATAAACTGCTGCAGGATCGGGCTCGCTCGTTACAGGAAAGCGGTGGGAATGTAAATTACATAGACGTACTTTTAGGTGCTCAAAGTTTTTCCGATTTTATAAGCCGCATTTATGCTGTAAGTACTATTGTAGATGCCGATAAAGAACTGCTTGAAGCGCATAAAAAGGATTTAGAACTTGTTAAACAAAAAGAAGCAGAACTAAATAGCAAGCTAGAAAACTTAAAAAATGACCTTACAGAGCTTGAGTCATTAAAGACCGAATTGGAGAAACAGCAAAAGGGAAAAAATAAATTGCTAGAGAAAGTAAAAAAAGATCAAAAAGAATCTGCAGATGAACTCGGTTCTCTTGAAAACGAAGCGGAAATTTTAAAGCGTCAGGAAGAAGCGATAAAAGCGGAAGAAGCGTATAGAAAACAAAAAGAAAAAGAAGAGGAAGAAAAGCGAATAGCTGAAGAAAAGAGAAAAGCGGAAGAAGCAAAGCAGCAATCAGAAGAAAAAAGAATTTTGGAAGAAAAAAAGCAGCAATCAAATGAAAAAGATACTACGAATATTCCTTCTTCTCAATCGTCTGTTTCCGAAGAACCTGTTACAAAAGCTTCAGAACCCACGAATTCCAATACTTCAGGATTTATCAGGCCAGCTCCAGGAACATTAACATCAAACTTTGGAGCTCGATGGGGAACTACTCATTTTGGGGTAGATATTGCTCAAGCTGGTTCAGATGTTCCGATTTATGCAGCTGCCGCAGGTACTGTTTATAGCTCTCAATATTCTTCTAGCTATGGGAATGTCGTTTTTATCACGCATAACATTAATGGACAAACCTATCAAACCGTATATGCCCATATGTCTTCTAGGCAAGTAAGCACGGGTGATCGTGTAGAGCAGGGTCAAAGAATTGGAACAATGGGAAATACGGGAGATTCACAAGGTCAGCATTTGCACTTTGAACTACACAAAGGGCTATGGAACGGAGCAAAGTCTAACGCAGTCAATCCAGTACCTTACATACAATAG
- a CDS encoding YdhK family protein, whose product MLKKQVILSLIATLFLVLGACANANDENTKNNEHAEHEEKTEDMEGMDHDNMNHSSSGEVPEGLKEAENPTYKVGSHAIIETDHMAGMKGAEATIVGAYDTTVYTISYTPTTGGERVENHKWVIHEELQDAGEAPLKTGTKVKVNADHMEGMDGATAEIDSAEKTTVYMVDFTPTNGGEEVKNHKWVTESELSAK is encoded by the coding sequence ATGCTGAAAAAACAGGTTATATTGTCTTTAATTGCAACTCTTTTCTTAGTACTTGGTGCCTGCGCCAACGCTAATGATGAAAACACAAAAAACAATGAACACGCAGAACATGAGGAAAAAACGGAAGATATGGAAGGAATGGATCATGATAACATGAACCATTCTAGCTCAGGTGAAGTTCCTGAAGGTTTAAAGGAAGCAGAAAATCCAACCTATAAAGTTGGAAGTCATGCAATTATCGAAACAGATCACATGGCAGGTATGAAGGGGGCTGAGGCAACGATTGTAGGTGCATATGATACGACCGTTTATACGATTTCATATACCCCGACAACTGGTGGAGAAAGAGTGGAAAATCATAAATGGGTGATTCATGAAGAGTTACAAGATGCTGGTGAGGCACCATTAAAGACTGGAACAAAAGTTAAAGTAAATGCAGATCATATGGAAGGTATGGACGGGGCCACTGCTGAAATTGATTCAGCCGAAAAAACGACTGTATATATGGTTGATTTCACTCCGACTAATGGTGGCGAAGAAGTGAAAAATCATAAATGGGTAACAGAAAGTGAGCTATCGGCTAAATAA
- a CDS encoding DUF1326 domain-containing protein, with translation MSKTKWHLKGEWFDVCSCKLPCPCTFAQEPTHGDCLFTLVWKVHKGYYNDIQLDDLGVVALGEFAGNMWIGDPNATMKLMFYIDERADQQQREALEQIFTGKVGGWAGEFGSLIGELRGIEYAPIKFDAADDLAYWRAEIPGKVSVGAAALTGPTADPNRRVQLHNPPGSETGPGQIATWGVVKDDKAIGFDFSHEYKGKSSKHIPFDWKVEF, from the coding sequence ATGTCAAAAACAAAGTGGCATTTAAAAGGAGAATGGTTTGATGTCTGTAGCTGTAAACTTCCTTGTCCTTGTACATTTGCACAAGAGCCTACACATGGTGATTGTCTCTTTACTTTGGTATGGAAAGTTCATAAGGGGTATTACAATGACATACAATTGGATGATTTAGGGGTGGTTGCTCTTGGTGAATTTGCCGGAAATATGTGGATAGGCGATCCAAATGCGACGATGAAGTTGATGTTCTATATCGATGAGCGTGCTGATCAACAACAGCGTGAGGCCCTTGAACAGATTTTCACTGGTAAGGTAGGCGGCTGGGCCGGAGAATTTGGCAGTCTCATTGGAGAACTACGTGGAATTGAGTATGCACCAATCAAATTTGATGCTGCAGATGACTTAGCCTATTGGCGAGCCGAGATTCCAGGTAAGGTGTCTGTTGGTGCGGCAGCTTTAACTGGACCAACAGCAGATCCAAATCGTCGAGTTCAACTGCATAACCCACCTGGTTCTGAAACAGGTCCAGGACAAATTGCCACTTGGGGAGTCGTTAAAGACGATAAGGCCATTGGATTTGATTTTTCTCATGAATATAAAGGGAAATCCAGTAAGCATATCCCTTTTGACTGGAAAGTTGAATTTTGA
- a CDS encoding heavy metal translocating P-type ATPase, protein MSDKKETTLQIAGMTCAACAVRIEKGLKKIDGVEDANVNFALEKSKVTFDPSKTNVHQFNEKVQSLGYKVMSEKVEFDISGMTCAACANKIEKRLNKLNGVQTATVNFALESALVEYNPDEVSAADMKEAIKKLGYRLELKKEAQGEKVDHRQKEIEKQKGKFIFSAILSIPLLWAMVSHFEFTSFIWLPEMFMNPWVQLALATPVQFLVGGQFYVGAYKALRNKSANMDVLVALGTSAAYFYSIYLSIISIGSDAHMVELYFETSAVLITLIILGKLFEAKAKGRSSEAIKKLMGLQAKTATVVRDGEELTIPIEEVIAGDIVYVKPGEKVPVDGVIFEGRSALDESMITGESIPVDKTVGEAVIGSTINKNGFLKVKATKVGKETALAQIIKVVEEAQGSKAPIQRLADVISGIFVPIVVGIAIVTFLVWYLVVSPGEFAVALEKLIAVLVIACPCALGLATPTSIMAGSGRAAEYGILFKGGEHLETTHRLDTVILDKTGTVTNGKPTLTDVILSNGSEEMEFLKLVGAAERNSEHPLAEAIVEGIKEKGIELETSEHFEAIPGFGIESKVEGKSLLIGTRRLMEKNNINVGDIMPTMENLEKQGKTAMLVAIDLQFAGLIAVADTIKETSQKAIERLKKMGLEVVMITGDNKQTAQAIANEVGIDHVIAEVLPEGKAEEVKKLQKAGKKVAMVGDGINDAPALATADIGMAIGTGTDVAMEAADITLIRGDLNSIADAIFMSKMTIRNIKQNLFWAFAYNALGVPIAALGFLAPWLAGVAMAFSSVSVVLNALRLQRIKLKG, encoded by the coding sequence ATGAGTGATAAAAAAGAAACAACACTTCAGATAGCCGGTATGACATGTGCTGCTTGTGCAGTAAGAATAGAAAAAGGTCTAAAAAAAATAGATGGAGTAGAGGATGCGAACGTAAATTTCGCATTAGAAAAATCAAAAGTAACCTTTGATCCGTCTAAAACAAATGTACATCAATTTAATGAAAAAGTGCAATCTTTAGGATATAAAGTAATGAGTGAGAAAGTTGAATTTGATATAAGTGGCATGACGTGTGCTGCTTGTGCTAATAAAATTGAAAAACGTTTAAATAAGTTAAATGGCGTCCAAACCGCAACGGTAAACTTTGCTCTAGAATCTGCTCTTGTAGAATATAACCCTGATGAAGTGTCGGCTGCGGATATGAAGGAAGCCATCAAAAAATTGGGCTATCGTTTAGAACTAAAGAAAGAAGCTCAAGGTGAAAAGGTTGATCATAGACAAAAAGAAATTGAAAAGCAAAAAGGAAAATTTATTTTCTCTGCGATCTTATCCATCCCTTTACTTTGGGCGATGGTCAGTCATTTTGAATTTACTTCTTTTATTTGGCTGCCTGAGATGTTCATGAATCCTTGGGTTCAACTCGCGCTTGCAACTCCAGTTCAATTTTTAGTTGGCGGGCAATTTTACGTAGGTGCTTATAAAGCATTACGGAATAAAAGTGCAAACATGGATGTTTTGGTTGCGCTTGGCACCTCTGCAGCTTATTTCTACAGTATTTACTTAAGTATTATATCAATAGGCTCTGATGCACATATGGTCGAATTATATTTTGAAACAAGTGCTGTGTTAATCACTCTTATTATATTAGGTAAACTGTTCGAAGCAAAAGCAAAGGGACGCTCATCTGAAGCCATTAAGAAGCTTATGGGTTTACAGGCGAAAACGGCTACAGTGGTAAGAGACGGGGAAGAATTGACTATACCCATTGAAGAGGTAATCGCTGGTGATATCGTCTATGTGAAACCAGGTGAAAAGGTACCTGTAGATGGAGTGATCTTTGAAGGAAGATCTGCCCTTGATGAGTCAATGATTACAGGCGAAAGTATTCCTGTCGATAAAACAGTTGGAGAGGCAGTCATAGGATCCACGATAAATAAGAACGGATTTTTAAAGGTAAAAGCAACAAAGGTGGGAAAAGAAACGGCCTTAGCTCAAATCATCAAAGTAGTCGAAGAAGCTCAAGGATCAAAAGCACCAATTCAGCGTTTAGCCGATGTGATCTCAGGAATTTTTGTCCCAATCGTAGTTGGAATAGCCATTGTGACATTTCTAGTTTGGTACTTAGTTGTAAGTCCCGGAGAATTTGCAGTAGCTCTTGAAAAGTTAATTGCCGTACTAGTTATCGCATGTCCATGTGCACTAGGCCTAGCCACTCCTACTTCCATTATGGCAGGGTCTGGCCGAGCTGCTGAATATGGAATTTTGTTTAAAGGCGGAGAGCATCTTGAAACGACTCATAGATTGGATACCGTGATCCTTGATAAAACGGGAACTGTAACAAATGGAAAACCAACACTTACAGATGTTATTCTGTCAAACGGATCTGAAGAAATGGAATTTTTAAAGTTAGTCGGTGCAGCAGAAAGAAATTCCGAACATCCGTTAGCTGAGGCAATTGTCGAGGGCATTAAAGAAAAAGGTATTGAACTAGAAACGTCTGAACATTTCGAAGCGATTCCTGGCTTTGGAATCGAATCGAAAGTTGAAGGCAAATCCTTGCTTATCGGAACGCGCCGGCTTATGGAGAAAAACAACATTAACGTTGGAGACATAATGCCTACAATGGAAAACTTAGAAAAGCAAGGTAAGACCGCAATGCTAGTCGCAATTGATCTTCAATTTGCTGGATTGATTGCCGTTGCAGATACCATTAAAGAAACCTCTCAAAAAGCGATTGAAAGGTTAAAAAAGATGGGGCTTGAGGTTGTGATGATTACAGGAGATAACAAGCAGACAGCTCAAGCTATTGCAAATGAGGTCGGTATTGACCATGTGATCGCAGAAGTTCTGCCAGAAGGAAAGGCAGAGGAAGTGAAAAAGCTTCAAAAAGCAGGAAAGAAAGTGGCGATGGTCGGTGACGGTATTAACGATGCGCCAGCGTTAGCTACTGCAGATATTGGTATGGCAATCGGTACGGGTACTGATGTAGCCATGGAGGCTGCTGATATCACCTTAATCAGAGGAGACTTAAATAGTATTGCTGATGCCATCTTTATGAGTAAAATGACCATTCGAAATATCAAGCAAAATCTTTTTTGGGCCTTTGCTTATAATGCATTAGGCGTTCCGATTGCGGCACTAGGGTTTCTTGCCCCATGGCTTGCGGGAGTCGCAATGGCATTTAGTTCCGTTTCAGTTGTGTTAAATGCACTCAGATTACAAAGGATTAAGTTAAAAGGATAA
- the copZ gene encoding copper chaperone CopZ gives MEKITLSVQGMSCGHCVQSIEGSVGELTGVSAVNVSLDSGTVDVEFNPNEVTLDKIKETIDDQGYDVQ, from the coding sequence ATGGAAAAAATAACTCTAAGTGTACAAGGTATGTCATGTGGCCATTGTGTCCAATCAATTGAAGGTAGTGTAGGGGAATTAACCGGAGTTTCTGCTGTTAATGTAAGCTTAGATTCAGGAACTGTTGATGTGGAATTTAATCCAAATGAAGTTACCCTTGATAAAATCAAAGAAACAATCGATGACCAAGGTTATGATGTCCAATAA
- a CDS encoding tyrosine-type recombinase/integrase — protein sequence MSFNNLSKCLKSRNVLGEAVAVKSDLDLLVMFNGTLSDEELTELKTLTKAMSRNYHSLVRDAGIAVANYDYTIDPANYYEQAFLKELCVCVHGEDLRERFGPYKLTSEIAISFNGDFDEVLARTISRLQAASEEEFKTLLQGPGARLDGKPGPLSSSRINNCYKAFNNLLARATEWKLIKENPADPVNTPKVRNKKSEVYTKEEIQTIFEKLEKVDFRWQVLVSLAFVTGAREGELAALEDIHMNFEKGSIYIEQAITEVKGKGVVVKSTKNERQRHISVPEQIMNMIKKLIHIRKQEKLIHIRKQEKFKVGSQWQWEDHLFLFGNEFGKPLRPDSISQWWKRFTTRHKIKHIRFHSLRHTSATHLINEGVHAKIIQERLGHTKLDTTMSIYGHVMEEAYQKSATHFDTFFDKKINSQK from the coding sequence GTGTCTTTTAATAACCTTTCAAAATGCTTAAAATCAAGAAATGTTCTAGGTGAAGCAGTGGCGGTTAAGTCGGATCTGGACCTTTTAGTTATGTTCAATGGTACGTTGAGTGACGAAGAGTTGACGGAGTTAAAGACGCTTACTAAAGCAATGTCTCGAAATTATCACTCTTTGGTTCGCGATGCAGGCATAGCAGTTGCAAATTACGACTATACGATTGATCCGGCGAATTACTACGAACAGGCATTTCTTAAGGAACTCTGTGTTTGTGTCCACGGAGAGGATCTTCGAGAACGATTCGGTCCTTACAAACTCACATCGGAGATAGCGATAAGTTTTAATGGAGATTTTGACGAAGTTCTTGCTCGGACAATTAGCCGGTTACAAGCAGCCTCCGAAGAGGAGTTTAAAACACTGTTACAAGGCCCCGGCGCTCGATTGGATGGAAAACCTGGGCCTCTTTCCTCTTCTAGAATTAATAATTGTTATAAGGCATTCAACAATTTACTTGCTAGAGCAACGGAATGGAAGCTGATTAAAGAAAATCCAGCTGATCCCGTTAATACGCCAAAAGTTCGGAATAAAAAAAGTGAAGTATACACCAAAGAAGAAATTCAAACCATCTTTGAAAAATTAGAAAAGGTTGACTTCAGGTGGCAAGTATTAGTATCACTTGCATTCGTCACAGGTGCACGTGAAGGAGAATTAGCTGCACTTGAAGACATTCATATGAATTTTGAAAAAGGTTCTATATATATTGAGCAAGCTATAACAGAAGTGAAAGGAAAAGGTGTCGTTGTAAAATCTACTAAAAATGAACGGCAAAGACATATTTCTGTACCAGAACAAATAATGAATATGATAAAAAAATTGATCCATATTCGGAAACAAGAAAAATTGATCCATATTCGGAAACAAGAAAAATTCAAAGTCGGGTCACAATGGCAATGGGAAGACCATTTATTTTTATTTGGAAATGAGTTTGGAAAACCACTTCGCCCCGACTCTATTAGTCAATGGTGGAAACGATTCACAACTAGACATAAAATCAAGCATATTCGGTTCCATTCACTAAGGCATACATCTGCCACTCATCTTATAAATGAAGGTGTACATGCCAAAATTATTCAGGAACGACTAGGACATACGAAATTGGATACAACCATGTCTATTTACGGTCATGTAATGGAAGAGGCTTACCAAAAATCTGCAACTCATTTTGACACATTTTTTGATAAGAAAATTAATTCTCAAAAGTAA
- a CDS encoding (2Fe-2S) ferredoxin domain-containing protein — MNLEGFSKHLLICNGATCTRNGAEEVTETIREEVKKLELQNEIHTTKTLCNGQCKHGPIVVLYPHGTWYKKMNKEKSEELIRQLKEERSVNLDSELYYHDCKTFKNHESER; from the coding sequence ATGAACTTAGAGGGATTTAGCAAACATCTATTAATCTGCAACGGGGCAACATGCACGAGGAATGGAGCAGAAGAAGTCACGGAGACGATTAGAGAAGAAGTAAAAAAATTAGAGTTGCAAAATGAGATTCACACAACAAAAACATTATGTAATGGCCAATGCAAACATGGTCCAATTGTTGTTCTATATCCACATGGAACCTGGTATAAGAAAATGAATAAAGAAAAAAGTGAAGAACTTATTCGTCAATTAAAAGAAGAAAGAAGTGTTAATTTAGATTCTGAACTTTACTACCATGATTGTAAAACATTTAAGAATCATGAGAGTGAACGTTAA
- a CDS encoding metallophosphoesterase family protein, which translates to MNILIISDSHGDEEILKIISERHKDDVDLMLHCGDSELSPTHPYLKPYLVVKGNCDFEKGFEKERVMPIEDKKLYFTHGHLHGIKESLMKINYRAQELGADVICFGHSHNPGSELFDGRLFINPGSILLPRMRKERSYAILSYRENSAAVHFYDENGHEIKDLRNNFQLE; encoded by the coding sequence TTGAACATACTCATCATTAGCGACAGCCACGGGGATGAAGAAATCCTCAAGATCATTTCCGAACGCCACAAAGACGATGTTGATCTAATGCTCCATTGCGGAGATTCTGAGCTCTCACCTACCCATCCTTACCTGAAGCCTTATTTAGTTGTCAAAGGGAACTGTGACTTTGAAAAAGGCTTTGAAAAGGAACGTGTGATGCCAATCGAGGATAAAAAACTCTATTTTACACACGGGCACCTGCACGGGATCAAAGAATCCTTAATGAAAATCAACTACCGGGCCCAGGAGCTCGGAGCGGATGTCATCTGCTTCGGCCACTCCCACAACCCGGGCAGTGAATTGTTTGACGGGCGCCTATTTATCAACCCCGGCAGTATCCTGCTTCCGAGAATGCGAAAAGAACGCAGCTACGCCATTCTTTCCTACAGAGAAAATTCAGCAGCCGTTCACTTCTATGACGAAAACGGACACGAAATTAAGGATTTAAGGAATAACTTTCAGCTGGAATAA
- a CDS encoding metal-sensitive transcriptional regulator: protein MSVNLESLDHMVEVDECCSSDGERKSHHSDKVKNNLVSRLNRIEGQIRGIKGLIEKDTYCDDVITQISATQSAINSVARILLEGHMKTCVLEKIQEGDTEILDEVMVTIQKLMKK, encoded by the coding sequence ATGTCAGTTAATTTAGAAAGCCTTGATCATATGGTTGAAGTCGATGAATGCTGTTCATCAGATGGTGAAAGAAAAAGTCATCATTCAGATAAAGTGAAAAATAATTTAGTATCAAGATTAAATCGAATTGAAGGACAAATTCGTGGAATAAAAGGATTAATTGAAAAAGATACGTATTGTGATGATGTCATTACTCAAATATCTGCGACTCAATCTGCTATAAATAGTGTTGCTCGAATTTTACTTGAAGGACATATGAAGACATGTGTTCTAGAGAAAATACAAGAAGGAGATACGGAAATTTTAGATGAGGTAATGGTGACCATTCAAAAATTAATGAAAAAATAA
- a CDS encoding VOC family protein: protein MIKGLYEAHLPVSDMEASIEFYKKLGLALAHKGEHVSFMWIKKGKSWIGLWESEEVNLPYHPSIRHIAFQVDLENISSAKEWLHLKNIDVSEAFGFEPARQPLVLDNDPQAHAAIYFNDPDGNSLELIAPLRLDVNESFEKMELTEWLRLKK, encoded by the coding sequence ATGATTAAAGGGCTATATGAGGCACATTTGCCAGTCAGTGATATGGAAGCTTCCATAGAGTTTTACAAAAAATTAGGCCTAGCTTTAGCACACAAAGGAGAACATGTATCTTTTATGTGGATTAAAAAAGGGAAAAGTTGGATTGGTTTATGGGAATCTGAAGAAGTGAATCTTCCCTACCACCCTTCAATTCGTCACATAGCTTTTCAAGTGGATCTAGAAAACATTTCTTCTGCAAAAGAATGGTTACATTTAAAAAATATTGATGTAAGTGAAGCCTTTGGATTTGAGCCAGCCAGACAACCGTTGGTATTAGATAATGACCCCCAAGCTCACGCTGCAATTTATTTTAATGATCCTGATGGGAACTCATTAGAACTTATTGCACCACTCAGGTTAGATGTAAATGAATCATTCGAAAAGATGGAACTTACTGAGTGGTTACGATTAAAAAAGTGA
- a CDS encoding YdbC family protein produces MIIKKISCKVTENQKEIFYEHQKQWKSLSKGKGFLGQIGGWSIEQPLTACIYSFWENQTDYQKFMEEQHDQIFVNLGQESTYESLDVSLYQEELRIPGSVDSIVNVLKISNYMRVALTQVKEHRINHFIDMQKNVWNIGMQKSEGMLGGIFACSQKQKNDFLVLTGWKNEVYHQNYTEQNFPELLKVAKPKNDLLELTGEQFKIEEAWRVCPIYN; encoded by the coding sequence GTGATTATAAAAAAAATTTCTTGCAAGGTAACAGAAAATCAAAAAGAAATTTTTTATGAACATCAAAAGCAATGGAAATCACTTAGTAAGGGAAAAGGTTTTTTAGGTCAAATTGGTGGTTGGAGTATAGAACAACCATTAACAGCTTGTATCTATTCTTTTTGGGAGAATCAAACAGATTATCAGAAATTTATGGAAGAGCAACATGACCAAATCTTTGTAAATTTAGGGCAAGAAAGTACCTATGAATCTTTAGATGTAAGTTTGTATCAAGAAGAGTTAAGGATTCCTGGGTCAGTAGATAGTATTGTTAATGTTCTTAAAATAAGTAATTATATGCGAGTTGCCTTGACACAAGTTAAAGAACATAGAATTAATCACTTTATTGATATGCAGAAAAATGTTTGGAATATAGGAATGCAAAAATCGGAAGGGATGCTTGGGGGAATATTTGCCTGCTCCCAAAAACAAAAAAATGACTTTCTCGTTTTAACAGGGTGGAAGAACGAAGTATATCATCAAAACTATACGGAACAAAATTTTCCCGAATTATTAAAAGTAGCAAAACCTAAGAATGATTTATTGGAACTTACAGGAGAACAATTCAAAATTGAAGAAGCATGGCGTGTCTGTCCGATCTACAATTAA
- a CDS encoding XTP/dITP diphosphatase produces MMRLKEVIIATTNAGKLKEFKEMLEPIGYHVKSLADIGYRQEIEETGHTFEENAVLKAETISKQFHEIVIADDSGLSVDYLGGSPGVYSARYAGEMKDDTANLNKVLRELEGIEKEDRSARFRCALAVSIPGEETKTVEGVVEGYIATEPVGENGFGYDPIFIVKDKTKTMAELTSEEKNKISHRAEALKKLSALLSS; encoded by the coding sequence ATGATGAGATTGAAAGAAGTAATTATCGCCACGACCAATGCCGGAAAGCTGAAGGAATTCAAAGAAATGTTGGAGCCGATTGGCTATCATGTCAAATCTCTTGCAGATATTGGATATCGTCAAGAAATTGAAGAAACCGGCCATACGTTTGAAGAAAACGCGGTTTTAAAAGCAGAAACAATCTCAAAGCAATTTCATGAAATCGTAATTGCGGACGATTCCGGATTATCTGTCGATTATTTAGGCGGCAGCCCCGGCGTCTACTCTGCCCGCTATGCGGGAGAAATGAAGGATGACACAGCCAATCTGAATAAAGTGCTGAGAGAACTGGAAGGAATCGAAAAAGAAGACCGTTCCGCCCGTTTCCGATGTGCTCTCGCCGTAAGTATCCCCGGAGAAGAAACCAAAACGGTTGAGGGAGTCGTCGAAGGTTACATTGCGACAGAACCTGTGGGCGAAAACGGATTCGGTTATGATCCAATCTTTATTGTGAAGGACAAAACCAAAACAATGGCAGAGCTGACAAGCGAAGAAAAAAACAAAATCAGCCACAGAGCTGAGGCGCTGAAGAAGCTGTCTGCCTTACTAAGCTCATAG